The stretch of DNA GATGGTGCCGGGTTCGACGGTCACCACGTGGACTCCGTAGGGCGCCACTTCGCGGCGCAGAGCCATCGCGTAGCCCTTGAGCGCCGCCTTGGTGGCCGCGTAGTTGGTGCGGAAAGCGACGGGAAAGCTCGCGAGCATCGATCCCACCATGACGACGGTGCCGCGTCGCCGCTGCCGCATCCCGGGCAGCACCGCCTTGGTCAGGGCGACGGGGCCGAACACGTTGACCGCGAAGAGATGCTCCACAGCGTCCATCGGGGTGTCCTCGAACGCGCCGGCCGCGCTCTCGCCCGCGTTGTTGATCAGAACGTCGACCTCGCCGACCGCGGCGACGCACTCGGCCGCCGACGAGTAGTCGGCGTTGTCCAGGCGGACATACGTGACGCCCGGGACCGGGTCCTTCACGGTGTCGGGGTTGCGGCTGGTGCCGTACACGTCGTGGCCCGCAGCCACCATCTGCCGTGCGACCTCCGCGCCGATGCCGCTGCTTGCGCCGGTCACCAGCACGGTGAGCGCGCCCGATTTCTGTGCAGTCATGGTGTACACGGTAGTGCGCGCGAGCGGCACGGCGTCGAGCACCGGCCAGTTCATCGTCAAGGACAGCACGCGCATCGCCGATGCCGAGAAACCGGTCGCCGTCGAGGTATCCGCGGCTTAGCCCGACTTTCGCGGCATTCCCGAATGCCGCGAAAGTCCCTGCCTGCCGCGGATATCTCGGCGAACGCCGCGAATCGTGGTGCTCCCGGCAGGATTCGAACCTGCGACACCCGCTTTAGGAGAGCGGTGCTCTATCCCCTGAGCTACGAGAGCGGGGACCGGCCGTCACGGCATACGACGGCGCGCAGCGCCGTCCGGTCACATCGGCAGCCTTGCTGGGGACTCGGCGGCCGACGGGTA from Gordonia humi encodes:
- a CDS encoding SDR family oxidoreductase, with the protein product MTAQKSGALTVLVTGASSGIGAEVARQMVAAGHDVYGTSRNPDTVKDPVPGVTYVRLDNADYSSAAECVAAVGEVDVLINNAGESAAGAFEDTPMDAVEHLFAVNVFGPVALTKAVLPGMRQRRRGTVVMVGSMLASFPVAFRTNYAATKAALKGYAMALRREVAPYGVHVVTVEPGTIATGIGDRRTIHIGDDSPYRAEYETLAAATRANEDKGISATAMAKTVVDAALAEQPKPLYARGNRAPIVFALQRLAPRQLVLDLTARVHGLARIRP